ATCCATGTTAATTTCCTTTTGACAAATAAGTGTTTTAGGATGCTGGGCGGATCTATTTTTTTGATCTGAGGATCTACTTAAGAATGATTCACTTACATGGATATGTAGCATGTGCGTAAATTAACGACTGGACACTTCACATGTTACCCCTAATTATTACCGTGGGAAAATGAAATCTAATGATACCCATCATTAGGTGTTCTAGGATGCTGGGCAGATCTACTTAAGAAAGTCATtttaaatcattaaattaaatttagagaATTGTATAAAGGTAGTGAAAACTAAAGTAGAAAAGTTTAaaggtgcatttatttcataaaaaatgaatgaattaaaatatattcacctaaaaatgattatttatattatttagaaaaaatattttattatacatcaaaatatttagatacaaattattattgagtaatgaaaatattttatatttattaactatttcaagcaatacaagtaatCAATTTGAgaataatattttacaaatcatttatttttcactaacAAATGGAGCCGAGATTAAAATTAACAAGGCATGGGTAAAATTGCAAAAGTCACCCAGCCATCTTCATTCATATTCTCCCCTTCATTCGGGGTTAAAAATATACTGATTGTTAATTAAGTCACTTGAGAAATCAAGCATCATGTAAGTTCTTCTATGGGTTTGCTTCAAATACAACAGATCGTTTCCCTCCGAAATTTGAGATGATAAAgacaatatttttgaaaatttattaacaAGTACGGATTATTTCTCGTGATAATATTTGTATATTGCTGAATAAAGATCAAAGAACAGCTAAAAagctttagaaaaaaattaaaaataaaagtcaatccAAATAGGTTAATTAAATGAAAGACAAAGCTAGTCTCAAAATGCTATGCGATATCAAGAAGTTTTGTTCCAAAGATTCTTGGGAAAAGTAATGCAACTCCAGACAGGAAGCCAGACCGTCCTTGCTCGACACgatccctcttttcttttcattcaaGCAATGTTTGGAGCAGGGACGAGAAATAACTGACTCTTTTCTCTGTCTGCCAATTGCAAATGCAATTGAATGAATCAAGGTGATTCAgtttgaggaacaaaaaagtGACCGAAGAACAAGTGCGTAATTCTGTATAATGGTGTTAACATTATGGGCATGAATCTAAGGTACAAGAGTGGTGTCTAGAAACAGCAAGACAACCAAACTGATACAAATTTGCCAATAGCGAAGCGTATATTGCAGGCTCACGGCCATATCTTGCAGATATTCTACACTGTTCACTTGGACATCGTGATGACTGCCAGGATGTATCTTACCGCAGCGACTCTGACTTTGAGTAGCGCCATATCATCCCTCCTACCAGATTGTTCAATGAATGAGAAAGCATCGGCACGACAATGCTCGAAGAGACCACAGTTGCAGAACCGTACATCAGTCCGACAAAGGTTGCCCTACAACAAGTTGAAAAGCCAAACGTAAGCATATAGCCACGGGAAAGGACATTGTTCAAATCACACATACCAAATTGCAAAGGAAAACTTGCGTCCACTGCCCAAATGTAGTATCCCAAATAAGGCAGCAACAAGCAGGACACTGGTCCAGTTGTTTCCGGTCAGTGGGAGCAGTGTACCACGGAAAAGAAGTTCCTGGACAGACAAATTCCAAATACAACAATAAGCATGAAGCATGATTACTAATTCAATAGACTGAAGGACAAATAGATGACTAAGACATACGATTTGTGCAGTACCTCACTGATTCCAGGGAGAAATGAAACTACCAAATAATCCACAGGTTCAAGCGAGGTAAGAACCTGCACATTCAAGGAGAGATTGTACTGACTAAAAAGGTTGCACAGCTTAGATCACTAATTTGCAAGTACACATGATATGTGACACGAGGTTGAAAAGAAAAGCAGCAGTCCAAAGAACAATAGGCCACAAAAATACCCCTCTAACTATTTATGTATATCTCTTTTTTCCTGTAAGTAACAATGTATGCATCAAGAAAGCCAATCATTCATGCATGTAAAGACCACTACATACAAGAGGTGAAGGGCATACTACCTGCCGATTCGCTGCTTCACTAGACTCTGCAAAGTCTGGCCAAGTCCTCAGTAGCAAGTACCGACAAGATGATATCAGAATAACCAGTCCTGTAACCAACTCAAGATGCCATGTCTCAAAACCAACTGTAAGCAAGGGGAAAGAATGATTCTCTTAAACACGTTTTATTTATCAAGCCCAATCGTCATCAAGAGTAAGTGACCAGACACAATGGCAAGTCTAAAGTTTAATAAGGAGTCTATGGACTCTTAAATTGTCCAGTTCAGAAACAACAATTGGGAGAGATATCTTCATTATTCAGAtttaagggggaaaaagaatgCATTTAGGATATGTAGCATCTAGGCTAACAAGAAGTGTAACGGTGAACTTTCAACTAGTATCAAATGGCTattgtaaaataaaaaaccaattCAATTGACACACTGTTATCCATGCTTCTGTAAAAGAAGCCCTTAAAGAAAAAGGGGCAATTTGATTATGTACGTTATTAacataatacaagaaaaagcGGTCAATGCAACATGTAGGATCAAACTCACTTAAATTATGCACAACCCAGTTGTCTAAcctttttattggatgtcagtCTGGAAGTACGGTTTAGAAAAGGTATTAGACAAAAGAGAACTATAATCGAATTTGTGGCATCATTGTCTTATACGAAATAGCCATACACCCAGCCAACTTATGTTATGAAAGGGGTCATTCATATGGTTCTCATCAGTTCAGCTCTCCTTATTTTAAGTATGTTATCCCAGCATTAATACACGGAAAGATTTCAAAAATGTATCACCCAGCAACCACCACTATTTTTTAGTTGCGAATCCATACATGATATTTCCTTTGTACAGTCAATCACTGGCAATCCTTCCATGAAGGCAACGTGAGATGCCTGCAAAGTTTGGGTTGAGATTTAGAATCTGACAGGTGTAAAGTGGAAAGACAAATAGCTAAAATTCATACCAGTAAGGATAAAATATTACCACTTAAAGAAGGCAATTCAGTAAGAAATGTAATGATAAGAAAAGCAGATCAAAATTTGTGTTGGCATCATGATGACAATGGTCCTTTGATAACATCCAATGTGACCTTGGACATTACCCCGACACTAGAATATAAGTTCACAATAAGCAAACAATATGATGACCGAGCCAGTGATCCTGAAAGCAAGGACCCACCTCTCTAATTATAGCACCAAGAGCAACCATTAAGCCAGAAGTGACCGTACACGCCTGAAGGACAGTACTTCTGGAGGAAATGGATGTGGTAGAATTCATAGAAGAACTGTTGGAGGAAACGTCAATACTTGGAGCATTTTCAACTGTTGAAGAAGATCCATCAGTCACATTTGTATTGGATGAACTCTGGTCAACTTTCAGATCAAGATCAACACTTTTCTGCGATCTTCTATATCTTGATCTCTTCACTGAGCATCGAACTGAACCACGACTCATGCTTACTCTACATGCCTGCAGAAGGAAGCAGAATCATGTTagttgaaaaaaatcaaaaccacACGTGCTTTATGACTTCATGGATATAAAGGGGGAATTCGAGAATCTTACCCTGCAACAGGTGGCATGAAAATGCTTCGTTGCATCATTGAGGCCAATAAACTCCTCACCTAATTGAACATGCACCATACAATTAAAAGCAGCCCCTTGTAAAGCATACGGTGTCAGCAGACCCAAAAAAGACATAAATATGATAGAACTGTCAACATGCCCACTAAAGTTGTATTCAACAGTCTTAGCTTAAAGTTTGCATTGTGAAGTGGGCCAAATTCTTGAGGTAAAGCAATGAATGAAGTCTAATAGCTAAAGCTCGCATTACGAAAGAGAGCAGTCACATGAGATCAGAACCTTCAATAATCAAAACAACGAGACAGTCCCTAATGCCAGAAAGTTACCCACAATCAATCGACTTCCACAACATAACAACAAACCCCGGTGAAGACATACCGGTATCGCAGCCAAAGGATACGTTCCAAATCAACTTTCACAACTAGTAAGCAAAATCCGAGCAaaaatcatcactttctttttgtCAACTCCCGCAAACAATTAAGCAGTCACCGATCATTCCAAAACAGGGTATCCAAAACTCCATCCTGACAGTGAAATCGCcgaacccagaaaaaaaaaagagacaaaactCCGAGCTATTCATACAAAATCGAAACCAAATGCTTCGAACTAAAGAGAATGCAACCACGTGCCAAACAAACTGACCCTTGAAGACTGAAGCACCGATGAAGCGAGTCGGAGAGGTACCGCCAGCTTGAGCCCAGCAAGCATCGAGGGTGAGCAGAGGCATGGCCGACGAATGACGACAGCCTTCGAAGCGTCAGGCCGTGGCAAACTTCGAActagagaaagcaaaaaaacacACGGGGGCTTCGAGACAGAATCTGCCGAGCTTCGCTCTAGGCCGTacgcatttttcttttttatttgcgGCTGCCGGAGCTTCGATTTTTGCTTGGATTTTCAGAAGATTTATTTTGACGCAAGACATATCTTTCCGTTCGGCCGAAATTAGAAGATTTTTGAGTTTGACTATTGTAGTGTGTATGGGCCTTAATTTCTACTTACGGACTGAAGTTCGACTCCATGTGTCAGTATTAACATGCTTTGAAGACttcggtttaaaaaaaaaaaaagaattaaattataAGAGCCAAAATGGTAAGAGATAAAATACTCCGGATATGGCATGTGGCATGTTTGGGACGGTGGAAGAAATTACTTACTAGCGGTGATACATATCATACCTATAAGGCCTCCGCAATTACGTTGCGACTTTTTCACGCAATCAGGATGATCTTCCTTTAGACGATCCATGTCCGTTATCATTGATTTGAATAGCCGATCAATTTTTCCAATCATAACTACCCAAGTGAACAATGATGTGCAAGGATTGCGTAACGAACAGATTACCCAATGGGTCCGAGGTATTAATTTCATTAGGATGGACCAATTCAGATGCGTGTATAAGCTATCTTTAACAGTATATATAAGGTAAAACATATATACCCACATAGCTGGTGAAATGTTCTTTTCATAGGATTCGGTGTATGACCTAATGtcaagggaggaaaaaaaaaaaagagagatgatGAACCTCACACCAAGTAAACCGCTCAGCAAGAAAACCCCTAGCCATTTCCTAGCATATGCCTAGTACTTTACTGCTGTGACTGTTCTCTTACCTCTCCAATGTAGTATTCAAACCCGACTGTTTCcctttacaaaattttgttaGAATCGTTATACAGAGTTGTAAGACAAATTTCAAAAGCTCTCTACACTCTCCATATTGGATCATCGGTATGCAAGCTACAAGAGTCGCCCGGCCAATTTCCAGAAAGTATTTGCTCGCTCGTCATCATCTGGCAGATGGGACTATGCAGCCATTCGACAACTCGGGGCTTTCGATTTCGAGAAAGCTTGTCAGCAATGTCTTGCGAGAGGATTGAGCCCTCGAACTGCTAGGAGAGTTTTTCAGGCGGCTCTCTGCGTCTTTCTCGATCTTGGTAGCATCTTGTATGGCCAATATGATCTCCTGCATCCTAGGGCGGGAGACTCCATGCTGCTCGACGCATTGGAGAGCTACTTCCGCGACTCTCCACACTGACTCAATCTTGAAGCTCCCTATGAGTATCGGATCGACTATGCTCATCACATCCCCTTTGCGAATCAATGATCTTGCCTGCAAAAGGAGTGTAAGCAACATGGAGACGATTGTCCAAACAAACACTGCTCCTAGATGTTCATGTTGGTGTAAGGCTGACAGCACATTGAGAAACagaataattttccaattatatGTCTGAAAGTGCTGTTAtaactccctccctccctcttttaATCACCGGATTCTGAACATGGTGCAGTACATATTACCAATAGATGAGGACAGGCGGAATCGGGCTCTCATCGTTCAAAATCCATCAAGTTCATCAATCATTCCACCTAAGTATTATTCATGATCAATGTAAACACCCATTTCATGTCTCGTCATTAGTGAATCTACAGGTACATCGATAACTCTGCATCCTCTGGATGTGCCGCATGCAGGGTAAGCACAATAATCTTATGTCTCAGGAACATACAAAAATTACCTTTTACTCCACCTTTGAATCACATTTATTGTACGTTAAAGAATGCTCTTATGACATCagttgacttttcctaaaagcACATATGGTACTTTCTGACAGAAGTACAAGATGCTTCTATTGACCAAAATACGATGCCTTAGCACCTGTCTTGTCTCAACTAAGTTATCTTTCTCTATATCTTGCATGACTTCTGAATCTTTCATTGGCCTCCTAATCTCTCATTATGCAGCACGTATTTTTTCTTAGTGTTTTAGGTGAGAATCCAGAAGAAGGTAATCATGGCAGTCTCAAAAAAACATTGCCTAAAGCTTTTAGcaagtaaaataatggaagAAGTAAATCTCATACCCAATGGACAATGTTCCAGTCAGAACCATAATCTTCTTCTGGCGACACAGGCTTTCTTCCAGAAATCAGTTCCAAAAGGACAACTCCAAAACTGTACACATCGCTCTTCTCTGTTAATTGTTGATTTCCATAATACCTGTGGGACAAAATATCAAGCTATCTGATTGTGTCCAAGAGAACAAGAATGACAGACAGATTGTTAGCACATGCTTATGTATGGCTTACTCTGGATCAAGATACCCTACAGTTCCCCGGGCTACACTGGACACATGGGTCAAATCCTCTTCAGCTTGCCTTGAAAGCCCGAAATCCGATACTTTTgctctcatgtgcatgtctagCAGAATGTTACTCGTCTTCACATCTCGATGAATGATGCCTGGGTTACACCCCGTATGCAAGTAATCAAGACCTGTGTACACCTAATTAGTCTTTTATGCTAATTGCACTTGaaataattccttgaaaagctGCGTTGCATGTGAACAATAAGATTAGTTTGCAATTTAAACCTTTCGCTGCATCTTCTGCTATACTGAGACGAGTAAGCCAGTCTAGCTCCTTTTGCTTGACAGAATCTGCTACAAAATCAATGATTAACCTGCCTCTTAGCCAACTCTCAGATTTGAGGAAagcaggaaaaacaaaaagaacattTGATGAGATCAAACCATGTATGTGATCACGCAAGGTTCCATTGTGCATGTACTCGTATACTAAGATGCGTTGGTGCTCTTCTTCGCAGTACCCAACTAAAGGAACTAAATTCCTATGATGGATTCTTGACAAGAGTGCAACCTGCAGGCCCAGTACACTGGTTAGTAAACACTAAGCCATAGTGACCATCTGCCAAATATTCTCACTTCTTGAAAACCTTGTGATACAGTAAGATGGACTTTTGAAAATCCAGTCAAATACTTTCACAATATCACTCTTCCGCCAAGACTCCTTCGGCCAATGCTGGAGATAAACAAATTCGCAGGCAAGACTTCTAGCCTAACCAATTACAACAAATGACGGAAGTCTGTGATACAGTTTCTTACTCATGTTGGTCATCCATAACCAACAATGACTACATTCCATGAGCTGTAGGCTCTACACCATGATCATTTGGGAGCACTCTACTGGTCCATTAAATTAATGGGAATGAGATCAGGTTTGAAACCCTATGACTGCAAGTTTACACAAccagaaagaggaagagagaaaagatcaAATAAGACACAGAAAGCAAGAGGATGTTGCCAATTGCTGTTCTCAAGCAAATCAACAATGCTCTGTTATTATGTTCTGCATTGGTCATTCTGAAGATGAGCTTCAGCAAGTTTGACACTTAATAGCCTCTTCTACAAGAACCCGACTGCCTGACAGTCAAGATCTCTTTTTccatgagaaaaataaattgtactTTCTGCATGTCCGAGGTTTACAACCTCTGTAAACGGCTGGTTTAAACGATGATTCAAGTAAAATTTATGAACCTTTGTTACATTAACCTATGGCACATTAGTTCCTCAACTACACATATTAATGCTTCCCACAACACATCTAACAAGTGAAAGTTAACTGTGTGTTCACAATAACAATACGTCTCGAAAGGCTTAAAGTGAAAGTACCTCAGTCACAAATTGCTGGTGCCCATCATTAGATATCTCAGTCATGATCTTTACAGCCACCTCTTTTCCATCTTTCATTCTTCCATAGTACACTGACCCGAAGCTACCTTTAcctattttctttgaaaaccTATCGGTAGCTGATTCCAAATCAGAAAGAGCTATATAGTGCGAGCCTTCTTCCCTTAAATGGCCATCTCGAACGATTGAATATGCAGTTGAAGTCTTTGTGCTAGTACGCAATGAACCACCTGAATGGCACGATGCAAATATTTAAGGAACACAAACCCAATCAAATCAATATGAAATGCAGCTAAATGAACCTATTGATGTGAACACCTTTGTCATTGCTTTTCTGGTGGGACTTCCTTCTCCGAAGATTATGCAAGAGTAGCAGACTGCCTAGAAGCAACAATATCAAAACTGCAAATACTCCAATTGAAGCTCCAAGTATCCACCTGAACTGCATCTTTTTCCTTGAGTGTCCATGCAATCCAATGTTATTCCCATATCTGCAATACCACATGGCCATCAGATAATTTCAGATACTTCAGCATTTTTCATAGCTTTCACCGATGTATAAATAGTGAATAGTATTGCAGATAAGTGAGTGGTCGGCATGAAATGGTGCTCTTTGTATATGATATGTGCTCCAATCACATCTGCAAATCTTTCAAGAGCTTATTCCGGCATTATTATTTAAGTTGAATTGCCGTTTACAAGTTTATAGAAACTCTCATTACTTGTGTCTTTGACGATACTTCAAATTAGTTTTCCATGTACAAGATTAAGCCGATTCGAATTGCTTTTGTCTTTGAGGATATTAATTCTAATATCGCATTGATGCACAGTGTGGACAAAGATTCATGTGCACATAGAGATGCACCATCTGCCAAACCAAAAGTTGACCACATGGAATGGGATGTAAGAGTTTCTAATCACCTACTTCAGGTTTCTTTTTGCAGATATGAAGTCTTAGCAGCAACCAGCAACCAATTCACACTACATCAAATTGTGTGTTTTAATTTTGGAAGTAAGCAAGGGAACAGGAAAATTTCAAGCTCTGTACCAAAGAAGTCACCAGCTGAACAATTTTCGTGACAACCTCTTGTTGTCAGCACTGGCAAAAGAAGAAGTCTACTcacttgaatttaatttttgcaCTTAACAGTTGGGGAGGAATTTCACCAGTGAAAGAGTTGTTTTCGATATTCCTGTCACATGTAGAATCATACTGTTACAACATGATTCATAGCATCTAGGAAACAAATTAGTACCTAATTTTTCACCTCAACAACTAGAACTTTGTCACATCTAAACCAAATGTCAATGAACAAATAGTGAAGAGCGGCTAGTTGCCACGTACAGTTCGATTAAATTTGGCAAAGTACCAAGGTAAGGAGGCAAGGGACCCGTCAATTGGTTGTTCTCTAAATGCCTGCaagttcaccaaaaaaaaaggcaggaAATGGTCATTTCAGATATAAAAAGAAGCATCACTCAGGTCATATCGTGTACAGAGAATGCACATGAGCTTAAATCTTGAGATCATGAAAAAATAGCTTACACAATCTGTAAGCTGGTGAGGCCGCTCATATCGGGGAGTTTGCCAGAAAATGAATTTCCATCCAGCCATCTGATTAATAGGAAAGAAACTAACTGAACAAAACTGGgtattcaaaatgaaaagacaGATTTTTGCAATTGTTAATGCACTTACAATTCCGTCAACTGCACCAAATTATTAAGCTCAGAGGGGATCATGCCCTTTATGCCTCTTCCTGACAGGCGTCTGCTCAACAGGTCAGTCCATTGTATTAGCTATgaaacattaaaaatcttaaaattgagAGTACTAGATTTGTTTGTGGATTAGGTCCGAGGAGCAAATGAGTGAGCCTTCTGCGTGCCTGTTCATGCCCGAAAAGGAATAGGCAATTTTATGGAAATAGCTGGACTAATTTGAGAGCAAAGTTAAGCCTGATTTCAGGCCTGGGCCCAGCCATTTGGGCATCTCTAATGAGGTACTGTATAAAGTAGAACAATCTTTAGATTATAAGCTCTAATAGTTCAATATAACACCAGTTGGATCAGCCTTCTCAGCCATGAATTGTCCAGAACTTTGAATATTATCGATATCGTTAGTGCCTCTCATATTCTATAAATAAAACTGCCAATGCACCACTTTATCAAGTTATTGAGTAAAGATATAACCTTTGACTattttccctcttcctctctcttgaAGATCCTAAATACATTGAAAATTCCTATAGTCTGACGAGCACAATCGGTAGGTATTACTTAAGGGACAAGCTCATATAATACCCCACATCACAAGACACACTAAAGTCAGAATACACAGCAGAACCCAATAAAGAGTTGCATAGATGATTAGCAACATGAGGAGCTCACATTTTTGTGATCCTTGGTGGCGTCATCGAATTACAAGTCACCCACTCCCAAGCAACCGGAAGGCATGGATCACCTTGATCTGTGAAAACGTTTTCACTGGACATGGAGTGAAGGGCATCAACCACTGTCACTGTTCGTGCCAAACTCTTAATCAGCAAGAGTCACGACACACTAAAGGCTTCAGAAATTATTGAGTAACAAGAACTAATCGACACTATTAAAGATAAAGAACCAGTGAACTCACCATCTAGCACATCCGTCCTTGAAGCAATCTGTGCATATCTGCTAATTTCAATGGCGTTCAGAAGTGGTCCTTGG
The nucleotide sequence above comes from Eucalyptus grandis isolate ANBG69807.140 chromosome 2, ASM1654582v1, whole genome shotgun sequence. Encoded proteins:
- the LOC104433460 gene encoding uncharacterized protein LOC104433460 isoform X2 → MPLLTLDACWAQAGGEEFIGLNDATKHFHATCCRACRVSMSRGSVRCSVKRSRYRRSQKSVDLDLKVDQSSSNTNVTDGSSSTVENAPSIDVSSNSSSMNSTTSISSRSTVLQACTVTSGLMVALGAIIREASHVAFMEGLPVIDCTKEISFGFETWHLELVTGLVILISSCRYLLLRTWPDFAESSEAANRQVLTSLEPVDYLVVSFLPGISEELLFRGTLLPLTGNNWTSVLLVAALFGILHLGSGRKFSFAIWATFVGLMYGSATVVSSSIVVPMLSHSLNNLVGGMIWRYSKSESLR
- the LOC104433460 gene encoding uncharacterized protein LOC104433460 isoform X1, coding for MPLLTLDACWAQAGGTSPTRFIGASVFKGEEFIGLNDATKHFHATCCRACRVSMSRGSVRCSVKRSRYRRSQKSVDLDLKVDQSSSNTNVTDGSSSTVENAPSIDVSSNSSSMNSTTSISSRSTVLQACTVTSGLMVALGAIIREASHVAFMEGLPVIDCTKEISFGFETWHLELVTGLVILISSCRYLLLRTWPDFAESSEAANRQVLTSLEPVDYLVVSFLPGISEELLFRGTLLPLTGNNWTSVLLVAALFGILHLGSGRKFSFAIWATFVGLMYGSATVVSSSIVVPMLSHSLNNLVGGMIWRYSKSESLR
- the LOC104433459 gene encoding LOW QUALITY PROTEIN: probable LRR receptor-like serine/threonine-protein kinase At1g67720 (The sequence of the model RefSeq protein was modified relative to this genomic sequence to represent the inferred CDS: inserted 1 base in 1 codon), whose amino-acid sequence is MGFFYQILLVFLALAPSALCQVTEFVSIDCGGSSNYTDPTTGLAWIPDMGLMSYGQSSKVQNPNVSSVQYSTRRDFPIDGQKYCYTLRTEERRRYIVRTTFLYGNPDTGATFPKFDLYLDTTKWTTVTIFDAARVYVKEMIIRAPSESVDVCLCCATTGAPFISTLELRPLNLSIYATNFEDKFFXEVAARVNFGALTPEALRYPDDPYDRIWDSDLEKRQNFLVGVASGTERINTSQNVDVSTREYPPVKVMQTAVVGTKGLLTYRLNLEDFPSNARAYAYFAEIEDLGPNETRKFTLTEPDFGDYNNAVVNIVENANGSYRLYEPSYMNVSLAFILSFAFQKTSDSTQGPLLNAIEISRYAQIASRTDVLDVTVVDALHSMSSENVFTDQGDPCLPVAWEWVTCNSMTPPRITKIRLSGRGIKGMIPSELNNLVQLTELWLDGNSFSGKLPDMSGLTSLQIVHLENNQLTGPLPPYLGTLPNLIELNIENNSFTGEIPPQLLSAKIKFKYGNNIGLHGHSRKKMQFRWILGASIGVFAVLILLLLGSLLLLHNLRRRKSHQKSNDKGGSLRTSTKTSTAYSIVRDGHLREEGSHYIALSDLESATDRFSKKIGKGSFGSVYYGRMKDGKEVAVKIMTEISNDGHQQFVTEVALLSRIHHRNLVPLVGYCEEEHQRILVYEYMHNGTLRDHIHADSVKQKELDWLTRLSIAEDAAKGLDYLHTGCNPGIIHRDVKTSNILLDMHMRAKVSDFGLSRQAEEDLTHVSSVARGTVGYLDPEYYGNQQLTEKSDVYSFGVVLLELISGRKPVSPEEDYGSDWNIVHWARSLIRKGDVMSIVDPILIGSFKIESVWRVAEVALQCVEQHGVSRPRMQEIILAIQDATKIEKDAESRLKNSPSSSRAQSSRKTLLTSFLEIESPELSNGCIVPSAR